The window AAACCGTACTCTCCAAACTCTAGCTTGCAGCCACGCGTCTCTTTAATCTTCAGATGTCGGTAAAGCTTCATCTGCTTTCGATAACGTGGCTTCTTTGGCTGCAACATAAATTACTCCAACAAAAATACTTGGCGCAGAAAGACTATCTTCCTTTACAGGTTAATCGCCTCTGCCGTCGCTTCCTCACCTGGAGCGAACTTTTCACCCTTAAATACCCAAACCTTAATCCCGATAATGCCGTAGGTCGTACTTGCCTCAGCGGTACCATAGTCGATATCAGCTCGGAGCGTATGAAGAGGAACTCGTCCATCGCGGGTCGACTCAGTTCGAGCGATCTCGGCACCATTCAAGCGCCCAGATACACGAATCTTAATACCCTCTGCGCCAGCACGTTGTGCGCGACTAACGGCTTCTTTCATAGCGCGGCGAAAATTAACACGCCTCTGCAATTGAAACGCGATACCCTCAGCAACTAACTGCGCATCCATATCTGGCTTGCGCGCCTCGATGATACTAAGTGTAACATCACGTGAAACGAGTGACTTGAGCTCCTTGCGAAGATCCTCAATATCCTTTCCCTTCTTTCCGATCACAAGACCGGGCTTGGCGGTATGAATATTGATCTTAACACGAGCTGCCGCGCGCTCAATCTCGACGCGAGCTATGCCAGCTGCTTGCAGCTTGCTCTTAACAAATCGGCGAATCTTAACATCCTCACCGATGAAACGAGCGAACTCCTTTCCGGCAAACCACTTAGACTGCCAGCCCTCAGTAATTCCAATTCTAAATCCTCGTGGGTTAACTTTCTGTCCCATATCTAGCGCTCCATTCCTAAATCTTTATTTTTCGCCCAGAATAATCGTCATGTGCGCCGAACGCTTGCGAATCGGTACAGCGCGTCCTTGTGCCGCTGGCATAGAACGCTTTAGTGTGCGGCCAGCATCAACCCAGCCCCGTGTTATCCAGAGACGATCAATATCTGCACGCGCACCTTCACGAGCGTTCGATACAGCTGACTCAAGCAGCTTGCATGCGAATCTAGCGCCTTTCTTGTTCGAGAAACGCAATATCTGAAACGCTGGCTCCACCTGCTTGCCACGGATCAGATCAATCACGAGTCTAGCCTTACGAGGGGACATGCCTATGTCCTGAACAGTAGCTCGAGCCACCTCAACCCCGCTTTGCTTCTTTTTTTTATTTGTCATAATCGCAACCCCTACTTCTTCAGGCTATATAGCCCTAGTAATCCTTCGTTACGCACCCGCAGATTTGATTGAGTGTCCATGGTAAGTACGAGTTGGTGAG is drawn from Pseudomonadota bacterium and contains these coding sequences:
- the rplV gene encoding 50S ribosomal protein L22 is translated as MTNKKKKQSGVEVARATVQDIGMSPRKARLVIDLIRGKQVEPAFQILRFSNKKGARFACKLLESAVSNAREGARADIDRLWITRGWVDAGRTLKRSMPAAQGRAVPIRKRSAHMTIILGEK
- a CDS encoding 50S ribosomal protein L16, which translates into the protein MLQPKKPRYRKQMKLYRHLKIKETRGCKLEFGEYG
- the rpsC gene encoding 30S ribosomal protein S3, translated to MGQKVNPRGFRIGITEGWQSKWFAGKEFARFIGEDVKIRRFVKSKLQAAGIARVEIERAAARVKINIHTAKPGLVIGKKGKDIEDLRKELKSLVSRDVTLSIIEARKPDMDAQLVAEGIAFQLQRRVNFRRAMKEAVSRAQRAGAEGIKIRVSGRLNGAEIARTESTRDGRVPLHTLRADIDYGTAEASTTYGIIGIKVWVFKGEKFAPGEEATAEAINL